DNA from Lentibacillus amyloliquefaciens:
TGGAATCCCTGTATCAAGATACCGTTCTGAAATCGAAGTATCCGAAGGAAAAGCTCAGAACAATAGAAGATGCAGTGCAAAAGGAACATGATGACGGGGTGAATCAATCAGAGCAGTTTAAACAGGCCTATAAAGAAAAGGTGCTGGAAAAGCTGCAGCCCACAAAGGAAGAAAACGGTTATAAGGATGCTTATAAGCAACACGTGTTGGACGCCTTAGATAAACAACCAGATGAAAAGGAAACGTCATCTGAAGATGTTCAAAAAAGAAATCAAGAGATGACGGCATTTGAAGAAAAACACGGTTATGAGAAAGTCTATGAGCTCAAACGAGAGGTGTTGGATGACATAAAAGATATGGACTTAACGCCGGTACAAAAGGAGAAGTTAAGTCAGATTGAAAAGAAACTGGAAAACGAAAAGGAGATGAAACTTGGGAAGAAACAAAACAAGACACATGAACAAGAGATGGACATGTAGGGCTTCTGTTCAGGGAGTCCTTTTTTGGAGGTGATATGAATGCGAATGAAAGATAAACTGCTTGCCAATGTTAAAGCTGTAAAGTCGGAAGATAACGCATTTGAGGCATTCAAAAAACGGTTTTTTACCGTCATGGGCGATCAACTAGCCATGACGGATGAGCAACTAAGACAAATCTATGATGGTATGTCACCCTATATTGAAACGAGCATTTATGCGGAAATGGAAGATGTCCTGGCAGCGATACGAAACGCTTATCATGCGCTTGTGAATTGGGTGGCAGAAGAGACGGCAAAAGCCTCTGAGAAACACAGGGACCAATCAGACAAGCACGCCAATGTAGGAACATTGGGAAGCCATAAGTCATTTTCGAAGCACAAACAATCAAATCATCCGGATGAGGAAGAGCAACAAAGCAAAGGTGAGTCATCCAAGCAAGACACTATTCAACGCTATATGAACGATGAGAAATCGTTCAATTGGTTTGTCACACATGTCGTTACGAATTATCAATCGCTCCCCAAACAGAGAATTGATGTATTGGTGTTCAGGCATGAAGGCTATCAGCATCTAGAACTGACGTTATTTGGCGAGTCCTTCATACAACAATACGGATTTAGAACAGCCTATCACTTTCATAACGAATTAATGAAGGCATTTCACACAACTTTCGATGACTTATTAGCTAAGGGAACAGTCCTGACATCAGATCAAGCTATTCAAGAAAAAGTCCTAGCATCTGTATTAAAACGATTTGAAGCTAAAATAGCTGTCAAAGTAGGTGACGATGATGAGCAAGCTGAATCCTTATAAGAAACTTGTTTTTCAAAATATCGAAAATGCTTTGAGTGATTTGAATGCCGAAGATAAAGGTCGTTATTTTATCTGCAACTGCCCGGAATGCAACCAGCATGAAGCGTTCATGTATAAAAATAATAAACATTTTATTCAATGCAACCGGGAAAACCATTGCGGCTCACGGATGATGCTGGAATTTCATGAAAAAGGAAACATGTCAGCTTATGAACAAAAGATCGAAAAACAGTACCCAAACCTGACGACAGAACAACGGCAGTCGTTGGATTGGTCAAATCGTGTATTTTCGTATGCGAAAAACTATTTTAAAAGTGAGGCATTGGATAATGGTTACCGTGGCCTGTCAAAACAGACAACACGTGGTTTTGCAGCTGACTTACAACATGAAGATATCGTCCAGCATGTTTTTCAAAAAGCCGAACCCTTATTGAACAAAGACTATTCCAATAATAGTTGGATGTGCAAACGAAACTTGATCTTTCCATTATACGGAGAAGACAATACGCTGGATAGAGTATTACTCCGTTCCAGTATCGATGAAAACCTTGATCCCAAGGAAATACAGCTTATTTTTAATCCCTCCAAGGAAACGAGGGATTTTTTTATGGACATTCCGCAGGATGCTGAAAATGTGGTGGTGAGCGAATCCATTTTGGATGCTTTGTCCTTCCGTGAGATCGATGAGGATGTTGGCATCATGGCCTTAACTGGCGCAACCAAAACAAGACAGGTTAAAGACTATTTGGCAGAGCATAAGGAACAGTTTGCGGATAAACAGCTTTTAATCGCCATGGATGATGATCAGGCTGGCTGGAAGGCGACAAGGGATATCGTGAACACCATTGAAGAGGAGGATGTAGGAAACAATTGGGCAGTTTTTGAGTACACGTCAGAAACGAAAGATGCGAATGAGAATTTGCAACAAAACCGCAAAGCATTCACTAAAACGTATAACCAAATGGCAGTACGTACGAAGCAACATGAAAGGGTGATAGCCATTGAACACGAACCATAAGCCGTTGACCGAACGGTTAAGTAACTGGCAGTTTATAGTGCCTTTCATACTGCTGATCGTCATAATGGGCTTCTTTCTGGCAAACTTTCTATTACATTTTTTCCAACAAGTGCTGCATTTGGTTGAAGGATTTGCCAATAATACGGAACAAGTCAATTTAAAAACATTTTCTGTTGATTGGCATTATGTATTCGTCTTTCAACGAGAATTGCTTGCGTTTTATGTGGGCTTTTATATCCTTGTCGGGATCAGTCTCCTAAAATTCTTGTATAACATCAAAATGAATTACCAAACCATTAATCATGGACAACATGGCACAAATGAATTTGAATCCGTGAAGAACATGAAGAAACAGTATCAGATTATTCCGGCATCCAAAGCAGAATACGACGGAAAAGGCGGCACGATTATTGGCGGATTGCAGGAAACAGGAAAACCATACCGGCTTCTGCTGGATGATGCCCCTGTTCATACCATGGTCATTGGGATTACGCGTTCCGGTAAGGGTGAGACGTTTGTTGTGCCAATGATTGATGTTCAAAGCAGGGCTAGTGAGAAACCCTCGATGGTGATTAATGACCCAAAAGGGGAACTGGCTGGCGCCTCTTATGAAACCCTAAAGGATCGCGGCTATGATGTATACGTGTTTAATTTGATCGAGCATGCGATGAGTATGGGATTCAATCCCCTGCAGTTGGTGATTGATTCATGGAAGCAGGGCAGGGTGAGTGATGCTCAAAAATATGCCAACAGTGTGGCCTTCAGTTTGTATCATAATCCAAACGCCAAAGATCCGTTTTGGTCAAACAGTGCGAAGTCACTTGTCACGGCCATTATTTTAGCATTAACCGAGGATATGGTGAAAATCGGAAAAGAAGAACGCGTCACGATGTATTCTGTTGCCAATTTCCTTTCCAGCAAGGGCAGTGAAACAGATGAAGAAGAGAATAATGTGTTGGACGAATTCTTCCAGGCACGGGATGAAAATAATCCGGCACGGTTAATGTATGCCACCAGTAATTTTTCGACAGGCAATACACGCGGGAGTATCTTCAGTGTGGCGATGGATAAACTGCAAATCTTTACACTTGAACCTAACGCAAAAGTAACCGGCCATAACAGTTTGGATTTAACCGAAATCGGGTTTGGCGACAGACCAGTAGCTGTTTTTTTAGCAACGCCGGATTCGGACAAGTCAAATGATGTATTGGCCAGTATTTTTGTCAGTCAGTTGTACCGTGTCAACTCGGAAAAGGCAACCAAAAGTAAGAATGGCAAAATGAAACGGCATGTGCAATTCATCCTTGATGAGTTTGGGAATATGCCAGCCATCGATGGCATGGCCAGTATGGTAACAGTCGGTGCCGGACGCGGCTTCCGGTATCACTTAATCGTTCAAGCCTATTCGCAAGTGAAATCGGCTTATGGTGAAGAATCAGATACGATCATTGGCAACTGTTCCAACCAGATTTATATCCTCACCGAAGATAAGAGTACGGCCGAACACTATTCGAGCATGCTTGGGGCCAAAACGATTACGGATGTCAGCCGCAGTGGTGGTTATCATTCATTCGATAAGTCGCACAGTGAATCGACAAAAGAACGCTCGCTTTTAACGTCTGATGAACTGATGCGGTTAAAAGAAGGCCAATCCGTGCTGATACGCGTAAATAAACGGCAGGATAAGAACCGAAGAAAGATTGAGCCAAAACCGATTTTTAACCAGGGTAAAACCAGTCATAAATTTCGTTATCAATATTTGGCCGATGACTTTGATACAGATCATTCCGTCATGATGCTCCCCATTATGTCCGAAACGTATCATGATATGGATCTAAACAGCATGGTCTATTCTGCCAAGGCAAACGACGACTTATTTTTACGAATGGCTGACGTCATGACAGATAAGGAATTTGAGCGATTTAAACGGCATATCTTACAGATCGAACAAAGTCAGGGTGAACTGGATGAAGCAAGAACCAAAGCATTGCTTCAAGAAGTGGGTCACTGGTCATTTCTCCATTATGTGAGTTTCATTGTCCATCACTCTCATTTTTCACGCATTCACTTAAAGGTACTAGGAGCATTACAGGATTATTTACCTGAAGACGTCATGCAAACGTGGCAGGATAAAGCAACGAAACGAATTGAAGAGCAGGTTCACCAAAATGAAAAAGCCAGTCAAGCATCTGAACAACAACCATCAGATGAACAGTCCAATGGTGATCAGGAAGCTGAAAAATTACGGGAACAGGCGCTATCTTAAAAGGGAAGGGAGCGAGCAATCGTGAAAGAAACAAAATATCGTGTGGATTGGGATGTAATCGAAGAAATTGCTGTATTGTATGAAAGCCAAGCTGGATGGACAAAAGAACTTAATATCATTAGCTGGAACGGTGATGAACCGAAATATGATGTGAGGTGGTGGAACCCGGATAAAACGCGTCTGGGCAAAGGCTTTACCTTTACAGCTGATGAGCTAAGTAAGTTAAAAGTGATACTCGATACAAAAATACCGCATATTGAATAGGACAAGATAACCATTTCACGTGCCAAAAAGGGCTGTTATACTGGTGTCAAAAGGTTGTATGGGAGATGATGGTAACTGTATGCGGATACGAAGGCTATTAACGCTGATACTATTATCTGTTTTGTTGGTCTTTAGTGCCTGTGGCGGAACGGATAGTGCTGCAGAAGATAATAGTGATAAACCGAAAGTGGGATTAAATGAAATTACGTTAGATAACATGATTGCGAAAAAGGATAATAACGAAGCTTTTTATGTGTTGATCTATGATGCTAAGAAAGAATATGTAAAAAGCACAAAATTACTTGAAGCGTATGATGAAGCATTTAAAAAAGAAGATATAACAGTTTTTCATTTGAATATTAGAGATGCTAACGAACAAACAGTATCACGTTTGGATGAAGAATATGAATCCCACTCAGGCTCATCACATAACCCTTTCATGTATGGAGAAATTGCTGTGGTTCATGATGGGAAATTAAGCTCACCATTTGATTATTATGGAGAGTCGTGGAACTTGAATAGATTGATAGGTGAAGTAGGTTCAGAAAGCGATACATTCTTTAATGACAACAGAAACAAAACCATTAAGAAGAGTATTCAATATAGTCTTGACTATACTAAAGATGAAGAAATTGAATTAACGTATTAATCGCTAGTCATAGTAAAGGAACTTACCTGTATTTTAGGTAGGTTCTTTTTTTATGTCTAAGAGGGGAGGTAGAAACATTAATGCAGGATGAATTAAAAAAGCTTTATGAAGATTTAGCTGCCATTTTAGATATCAGCGGTGGGTGGCTGTATGATGACCTCATCCGTAACATTGGGTGGGGAATTATTCAGGCATTAGTGTGGATTAATAACTGGATCGAAGGTGTGGCAACGGATGTTGTCACACTTGGCGGCGTGTATGATAATCCGGCCATGACTCGCTTTATCGAAACGATTCAGCCGTATGTATTTGGCATGTTTGTTGTTACACTTACCGTTGTAGGATTTCAGTTTATGTTGAATAAAATTGAAAAACGGAAAGAAGTACTGATGAATGTTTTGATCGCAGTAAGCGTTATTGTGATCCTGCCAAATCTCATGAATATGATGGATGATTTGTTGAACGAAGGTGTTTCGGCATTAGATGAACCCGGAACGCTATCGGATAACGTCCTTAAAAGGAATATTGCTGATGTCATGTATTACGTTGACAGTGGTTTTAATTATGCAAGTGGAAGCAATGAAGAGACAGTTGCAGGCAATGAAAATTTACTTCCACATCCACCTCATCCCGAAAATAAAGATGTCGGGACAACGGATTATACGTTCGGAAATCAATTAGAAAAACCTTCTTCAATCGAAGTGAATGAAAAACTGGATGTTCAAAAAGATGAAGGCTGGTTTAGTTGGACAACAAAACCGTGGGTGAGTGAATTGAAAGAAAAACAAGACAATGGTGGCCATGGATATGGATTCTTAACACAACGCCTTGTTTCAACAGGTGATGGTGGAACAAGGATAGTAGACTTAAACTCAAACACAGTACCAGCTACTAATCTGGGCCAACAAAGCTACTACAGATATCACGTGAACTGGGGCATCACAATAGCCACATTGGCCGTGACGGCCTTTGCATTAGTCATAACAACCATTAAAATCGGGCGTGCGATGTTTGATTTGGCGTTTCACCAATTATTTGCCATGTTTACGGCAGCGACAGACTTAACGGGCGGCCAACGTTTGAAAAAAGTGCTTGTGGAGATTGCCAGTACATTCGCTGTCATATTTGTGATGTTGGTGCTATTACGGATGTTTATCATTTATGCGCAGTGGGCGAATGACATGGAACAACATATCGGTATTATTGGCACAATCCTATTGATGATTGCTGGTGCCTGGGCGTTAATTGATGCGCCTGATATCGTGCAACGACTGTTGGGTATTGATGCCGGATTGCGTTCTGGCTGGCAGGCCATGATGGGCGGCTATGCTGCTAGTCGTATGGTTGGCGCAGGTGGCAAAATGGCAGCCGAAGCTGGTGGTAAAACCCTTAAAGCAGGTGGAAAGATTGGCGGTGGTGCGGTTGCTGGTGGTGCTGGCATGACAAGGGCGTTGAAAAATAACAGCCATGTGAAACCAATGCCTTCCCGTCGACAAGCTGAATCGCCACGTCAAGAAGGCAGGTTTTCAATGAACATGCCCAACGGAGATGCTTCACGTTATGAAAACAACGGGGGAAGTACTGTTGGGAAAGGACAACCGGCACAGGAAGCTCGACCGACATCTGTCAATTCGATGCAAAGACAAGGTCAATCGGCCAGTATTAGTTCCGATCATTCAGGTGGTGTCACACCATCATCTATTCATGGTGGACAGTCGCAAGAACCAGCTGGCCATGTTAATATTCCGACATCACCAAAGATGACGAATCAGTCAAGTGCGGGAGCTTCAGAAGGCCATATTCATCCAAAACCGAAGCATACCTTGTTTGGTGGGAATCGTACGGTGCAGCGAGCCGGCCACTTCCTGACACGGGCACATAACACTGGTTACGATGCAGGACAGAAAATGAATCATGTTCGTGGAAGTATCAAACAAGGATTGAATAAAAAGGACGTGCAAAAGCCAAAAGACATGCAAAAGGGGCTGAGAGACCATGACATACGAGATTCCGAAAGAGATTAAGGCCAAACCGAAAATTTTAGGATTGGAAATGCGGGAGCTAGTCATTCTATTGATTAGCTCTCTTTTAGTTTTAACAATCTTGCGGGATTTGGTTCATAGTGTTTTTATGATTCCGTATTTTGTGGCCGTGATAGGCTTCATGATTTACCTGTTTATACCATCCGGCCACAATCCGAAAAAAAGACATTATGAATCACTCATTCTATTTTTTCGCCATAAAAAGGCTGTTTACCATGCGATGGATAAACACAAGCAGGAAAATCGTCAATTGCGTCAATAGCGGGTAACGGAAGGAGGTTGACAGTCAACATGAACCAAGAAGACAAGGTGACTTACGGTGAATCTAATAATAAACAGACGAAACGAAGGCAATGGGCAACTAAAATCAAGAGGATTTTTAAAATGAAACAAGATCACAAGACAACGTCAGGGAAGAATAAAGTAAAAATGTTGAGACAAACGCCGGAGATACTACCGTTTGTGCAAATTCATAATGACCATATTCTTTTGAAGAATGGCGTAATGGATATTCTCCAGATTCAAACGAAAAACATTCATGCTTTGAACGATACTGATTTGAATGTTTTATTGATGAACCGAACCCGGTTTTTACGGAGTTATTTCAGGTCCTATAAAGAGATCATTTTAAACTTTCCAGCGAATACGGAAGCCCAGCGCACGTATTGGCTGAAAAAGCGCAAACAGACAACCAGCCCGATTCGATTGGAATATATCGACCAAAAATTACTTGAGTTTGATTTTTTAGAACGTGAACGTTCAAACCGTGAGTTTTTTATTTTTGTTTATGCCGATGACAAGCAGGAGCTGACTGATCGGAAAAACGATGCGATACAAGGGATGCAGCAGGCTTTCCCATTGACAGAACTCTCACGGGGCAAAAAAGAACAGATTCTGTTTCTATTAAACAATCAAAATACGAAATTATAGAAAGGATGATTGCGATGGCAATGCAGATGAAACAGTCAGGCAAACCGAAACCACCTCAACTGGATAAGGATTTTTTAACGGCGATTCAACCACAAGGCGGTATTCGTTTTAAAGACAAAACCATCAAAAAAGGAGATGGCTATGAAGCGTGCATTCATGTTTTTGAATACCCGTCCAGCGTTGATGTGTTGTGGTTGGACAAAATCATGGCCATGTATGATGTGACTGTTGTAACAGACGTCGCAACAATGAATCAGGATGAAACGGTGAGTGCGATTAATAAAAGCATGGTGGAACAGGATGTGCGGTTCAGAAGCTCCAAGCATGAATCGGAACGGATGGATGCGCAACGTGGTTATCAGGAGATGGAAGATCTGTATCGCCAGATTAGTGAAATGGGAGAGGTCATTAAGTTACTTCATATTCGCTTGTTTGTGGCATCACCAACTGTATGGGAATTGGAAAAGAAAGTGGAACGGACCATGTCCAAGTTACAATCATTCGGGTTTAAAGGCCAAATCTTTTTGAATGAAACTTACTGGGAATGGCAGTCTTTATTCCTTCCCTATGAACAGCAGCTGGCATTTCCAAACAAACGGGAAGGAAAAGGAATGCCGGCCGTGACACTCGCATCAGGCTTGCCTTATCACTTCTCGGAACTGAACGATCGAACCGGCAGTTACTTAGGGACATCGTTTACCGGAGGCAATGTACTGTTTGATCTCTTTCATAAGGATAAAATGCGACGCTTTTTTAATGCGGTGGTTGTCGGAAAAATGGGTGCCGGTAAGTCAACCACGCTAAAGAAATTATTGATGGATAATGAAGCACGCGACAATTTTATTCGCGGTTTTGATGTAACCGGTGAATTTAAGACACTTGTTCAGTCCGTGAATGGACACACGATTAGTCTTGATGGCAGTGATGGCGTCATCAACCCTTTGCAAATCTTTCGTACAGAAGAAAATAGCAATTTGGAAAGGAATGAGGAAATCAGTTTTATGCAGCACATATCAAAGGTGGCAACCTTTTATATGTTTCTAGCTGGTAATCCGTCCTCTGAAGAAATAGAGGAATTTAAAAAGATGCTGCGTCTTTTTTATGATTCACTCGGGTTCACGGATAAAATTCATACAACAGGTATTACGTCATTGGCTAATGAGGAATATCCCATATTCAGTGACTTTTTAATGTTCATTCGTGATCAACTCTATGATAATGCTGAGAAGCGCATCATTCGTTCAGAGCTGTCCTCCACAAGGATTAAGCGACTCGAAAAAATTGAATTGGTCATTGATAATCTGGTGAACAGTTTTTCGTATTTGTTTAATGGTCATACAACGATTCCTGACATTACGAATGAACAAGTGATTTTCTTTTCGATTCGTAATTTAACCGGCCTCGAAAAAAGTGTGTTCAATGCTCAGATGTTTAACGCATTGAACTTAATTTGGGATAACTTGATACAGATTGGATCGTTGCAAAAACAAAAAATGTATGACGATGAAGCGTTTGATGCTGATGAAGCGACACGTTTTCTGGTCATGATTGATGAAGCCCATCGACTGGTCAATTCGGAAAATATGCTGGCGGTTAAGTTCTTAACGGATTTTGCACGGGAAGCACGGAAATATTTCGGGGGACTCATTCTGGCCAGTCAATCCATCCGTGACTTTGTGCCGGATCATTCAGACACGGACACGGTCACCAAAATACGGACATTATTTGAACTCACCCAATATAAATTTGTGATGCAGCAGGATGCCAATTCATTGGATACGTTACGGACTGTTTTTGAAGGACAGCTGACAGATAGTGAGTTGGAACATGTGCCGCAGTTACAACAAGGGGAATGTTTATTAAGTATCAGTGGTGTTGGCAATTTAATGTTATCTATTGAAGCATCGGATGGAGAATTGCATTTGTTTGAGGGGGCTTGTAATGGAAAAACGGGTTCTTTACAAGTTTATATTCCTTATTATTGTCGCTTTGTTAATCATAGCCATGTACGCTTGGAAATGGTCAACTGATGATGAAGATCAGCAAAAACCAGAAGATTTATTCGATGAATCACAGCAGGAAACCGAGCAACCACCAGAGCTTCAGGAAGACAAAATTGATGAAGCATTAGGCACTAAAACTGATTCAAATGCTGAAGGTGGAACACAAAATGCCACCCAGCAAACGACTGAAGATCAACATGAAACCACATATCAAAATAACTTTGGTGACCAAGCAGTTACCAAGGCAAAAGAGCAGGCTAAACAAGGGCTTGCTCTTTATTTAGCTCAAATCGCCGACTGGGATAAATGGGAAGGGGTTGTGACGTCTTCATTTTTGAAGGAAATCAAACAAGCTATTCCAGCAGTGAAGGAAGCAAATGTTGAACGCAATATTGAATCCATTGAGCTGTTTGCTTCTGATAAGTTACAACAAAACAACATGACTTTCGGTGCATTTGCCACATGGCATGTAACATCAAATGAACGTGTAGCCAATCAACGAACGCAGCTTTTTTATCTGACTGTTGTGAACCAAAACAATCAATGGCTGGTTAACAATATGGTAACGCCTGATGAAGGCATGGAAGGAAAGAAAGATACATGAAACATATTTGGGGTGCCATAAAAGCCATTGGTAAGAAAAAAGCGATTGGATGGATGATTGGTCTTGCTGCAGCGAATATCATTCCCATATTGATTGGTTTAATCCTAATGACCATCATGTTTGCAATTATTGGCGCGTTAGGCGGCAGCGTTGACGAACAACAATCCAATCAAAATAATCCATCTGCCGGTTATGTTTGTTCAGCAACAGGTGAGATTAATCAGGAAAAGTGGGAGGATATTTTTCAAAACAAAGAACGTTCCGGGGGCTTAAAAGGTTACGGTGATGAGATCATTAACCTGTCTGAAAAGCGGGGTATTGATCCTGTATTGTTTGCCTCCATTGCCATGCATGAAACCGCCTGGGGAACATCAAATGCGGTTCAACAAAAAAACAATCCGGGAGGCTTAATGAATCCGGATGGTAGTGGCCTTTTTTCTTTTCCAACGTTGAAAGAAGGATTGGAGTCCATGTCCCAAACATTATATAACCGCATCAAAGTCGATGGCATGGTGACGATTGAACAATTAGGAAGTGTCTATGCACCGGTTGGTGCTGCAAATGATCCCAACAATTTGAATGAACATTGGGTCCCAACAACGAAAGAGATTGCTCAAAAGTTGGGTGGTTTAACGATGAATTGTGAACCATCTGACCAACCGGACATGGAACTCGTTGGTGATAAATCATGGATATCATCACATACAAAAAGCATTACATCTGGCTTTGGTAATCGGAGTTGTGGTGGCTGTTCGTCATTTCATGCCGGTATAGATGTCGCATCGGGTGGCATTCGGGGAGCGCCGATCACAGCATTTTCGGATGGTGAGATTGTTATCAGTCAAGCAAATGGCACGACATTTCAATCAAGCAGCAGCAACATGGGTACAGGTTATGGCTGGTATGTGGAAGTTAAACATGAAGACGGTCTGCGGACAAGATATGCGCACATGATGGAAAAAGGAAAGCCGGTGGGAACAAAAGTTGAAGCTGGTGATGTCATTGGAAAAGTTGGTTCAACGGGTGCATCAACCGGCGCCCATTTACATTTTGAAGTGATCATAAATGGTGAAAAGGTTGATCCGATGCCATACGTTAAACCGTTTTTAACCGGTAAACAGTAACCAAGGAAGGACGTGATGACCAGTTGAAAAATAAATTGAATCGTGGACGTGAAAACAAACTATATATCAGTCTATTACTTGTCGCCGGGCTTGCGTTTGGCGTTTTTTTGACGTCTAAAACGTGGATGTATGATGACAGTGTGATTGCCCAAACAGCATTTAATGAATCAATTGGCGGGCTTAGTCAAACCACATTAACGCTCCGTGACTGGGAATATAACCCGAAAAATGAATTGATGGAGGTGACATTGGAACGTCATCATACCGGAACAGACGCTGTCGAGCCAACATTTTCGTTTTATGCGAAAGAACAAAATGAGAGTCAAAAATACAATGCAGAATTGGTGTATCAATCAGACAATAACATGGTCGTTCAAATTGAAGATGTCCCTGAATCCTTTCAAGTAATCGGGTTATTCGTGACGGAACATCGTGATCAAAACATCTTGAAACAAGCGTACAAAAAACAGCTGGAAAACAAAGGTGGTGAAACAACGGTGACCGATCAAGACATCAAAGAATCGGAATTGCCTGAGCCGGAAGAAGTCATTATCGTTGGGGACTATCGAAAGATTGACACCAATCAATCATTGGTAACGAAGACGGACAAGGGATACAAAAAAGAAAATATTATAGCTGATATGGAACGAACAAAGCAAGAAATCACCTCCATTATTGAGGAAGATATACCGTTTCAGGAAGAGCTGATTACGACACTAAAAAAGGAAAAAGAATCACTGAAACAAAACATGGCGTTTGAAACAAATGAGGAACAAACTGACACAGAACGAGAGATTGAACAAAAGGATAAAGCCATCGAAGATGCGAAAGGTGAAATCGAAAAACTGAAGAAAAGGGTGAAGGATCTCCGGGATAAATATCAAAATCGTGAAGAAAAACTGAATACTTTAACACAAAATAAGGATGACAAACAGCAACAAGATAATGACAAGTCGGATACAAAAAGTACGAAAAAAGATCAACAAGCTGCGCCGAAAAACAATCAAGATAAGAGCAATAATGGCTCCAAAAACTCGGATGAAAAGAACTCAAAAGATAGCAAGAAGTCATCCAATGATGAAAAAAAACCCGACAAAAAGAAGAAAGATAAAGCTAAAAAGGATGAAAAATAAGTGATGAAAGTGTACGCCAACTGTACGCCAGCAAGGACGCCACGTGTACGCCAAAGGCAAAAAATTAGATATCTTGGAAAACTAGGCTCTGCCTAGTCTATCACGAATGTGATAGCATTTTCCCCTTATCCTGTTCAACACTCTCTGCCCTGAGTGCAGAAAGTTTCCTAATTCATTGATGCCTTGAAAGGAGGTGTATTTAATCTTTCACAAACACTCAATGATGTTGTAACCAAAAATGAATAATCACATTGAATAAAAAGTAGTGAAATATCGGAAAGGATGATTCATGATGGATATACTTTTGCGACGGATTGATGCAAGTGCTATGAAAATAATCGACGAGAAGGCAAAAAATAATCGTATGACACGGAATGAATTATTAAAACATCATATAGAAGATTTAGCACAGTTTAACGGCGTTAAACGTGCTGAAAAAGAATTGGATTCAACTTTAAGCAGAGTCGGTGATGCATTAGAGATTACGTACAACCGACTCGACCAATTAGAAAAACAATCTATGAAAATGCATTTGTTGTTAGCCACTGTATTGGACATTGATCCTGGAGAAACAGATGACTATTTGGAAAACATGTTCAATATCAATATGAAGGAGATGA
Protein-coding regions in this window:
- a CDS encoding M23 family metallopeptidase, with translation MKHIWGAIKAIGKKKAIGWMIGLAAANIIPILIGLILMTIMFAIIGALGGSVDEQQSNQNNPSAGYVCSATGEINQEKWEDIFQNKERSGGLKGYGDEIINLSEKRGIDPVLFASIAMHETAWGTSNAVQQKNNPGGLMNPDGSGLFSFPTLKEGLESMSQTLYNRIKVDGMVTIEQLGSVYAPVGAANDPNNLNEHWVPTTKEIAQKLGGLTMNCEPSDQPDMELVGDKSWISSHTKSITSGFGNRSCGGCSSFHAGIDVASGGIRGAPITAFSDGEIVISQANGTTFQSSSSNMGTGYGWYVEVKHEDGLRTRYAHMMEKGKPVGTKVEAGDVIGKVGSTGASTGAHLHFEVIINGEKVDPMPYVKPFLTGKQ
- a CDS encoding VirB4 family type IV secretion system protein, whose product is MAMQMKQSGKPKPPQLDKDFLTAIQPQGGIRFKDKTIKKGDGYEACIHVFEYPSSVDVLWLDKIMAMYDVTVVTDVATMNQDETVSAINKSMVEQDVRFRSSKHESERMDAQRGYQEMEDLYRQISEMGEVIKLLHIRLFVASPTVWELEKKVERTMSKLQSFGFKGQIFLNETYWEWQSLFLPYEQQLAFPNKREGKGMPAVTLASGLPYHFSELNDRTGSYLGTSFTGGNVLFDLFHKDKMRRFFNAVVVGKMGAGKSTTLKKLLMDNEARDNFIRGFDVTGEFKTLVQSVNGHTISLDGSDGVINPLQIFRTEENSNLERNEEISFMQHISKVATFYMFLAGNPSSEEIEEFKKMLRLFYDSLGFTDKIHTTGITSLANEEYPIFSDFLMFIRDQLYDNAEKRIIRSELSSTRIKRLEKIELVIDNLVNSFSYLFNGHTTIPDITNEQVIFFSIRNLTGLEKSVFNAQMFNALNLIWDNLIQIGSLQKQKMYDDEAFDADEATRFLVMIDEAHRLVNSENMLAVKFLTDFAREARKYFGGLILASQSIRDFVPDHSDTDTVTKIRTLFELTQYKFVMQQDANSLDTLRTVFEGQLTDSELEHVPQLQQGECLLSISGVGNLMLSIEASDGELHLFEGACNGKTGSLQVYIPYYCRFVNHSHVRLEMVN